A stretch of Pseudomonadota bacterium DNA encodes these proteins:
- a CDS encoding FAD-binding protein, producing MRTFDQVRRELPQHLPAGRVLIDADLCAGYARDQAQGAFYDQPAAVVRPRAAGEVQALVKYCAAHGVPVVARGAGTGLSGGANAIAGCVVVCFEAMKAIVSLDANERVAVVQPGVITGQLRSACAERGLWYPPDPASAPWSTIGGNVATNAGGLCCVKYGVTGNYVLGLQAVVGQGELVRLGRRTAKGVAGYDLTSLFVGSEGTLGLVTEITLRVRSARAAERTVVAAFDALPKAGEAVAAVVSAGLDPSALELVDRFCLQAVDAWKRMGLSDLGEVLLLARSDLPGKAGEAEADALLGCFRAAGATWSARSSDEQEAEALFAARRLVYPALKRMGSVLTEDVCVPRMRVPEMLQRIERLAAAHRVHIACLAHAGDGNLHPLTVLPDAGSGALERSQAALEQVMDEALALGGTVTGEHGVGLLKRRGLREELAPAVLQMHRSVKRALDPAGIFNPTKVFT from the coding sequence ATGCGCACGTTCGATCAAGTTCGCCGAGAGCTCCCGCAACACCTGCCGGCCGGGCGGGTGCTGATCGACGCCGACCTATGTGCCGGCTATGCGCGAGACCAGGCGCAGGGCGCTTTCTACGACCAACCCGCCGCGGTGGTGCGACCGCGCGCTGCAGGCGAGGTGCAGGCGCTGGTCAAGTACTGCGCGGCGCATGGTGTGCCCGTGGTCGCACGCGGGGCCGGTACCGGGCTCTCCGGCGGGGCCAACGCGATCGCTGGCTGCGTGGTGGTGTGCTTCGAGGCCATGAAGGCGATCGTCAGCCTTGACGCCAACGAACGCGTCGCGGTGGTGCAGCCGGGGGTGATCACCGGCCAGCTACGCAGCGCGTGTGCCGAGCGCGGCCTGTGGTATCCGCCCGACCCCGCGAGCGCTCCTTGGTCGACCATCGGAGGCAACGTCGCCACCAATGCCGGCGGCCTGTGCTGCGTGAAGTACGGCGTCACCGGCAACTACGTGCTCGGCCTGCAGGCAGTCGTGGGGCAAGGAGAGCTGGTGCGGCTGGGGCGGCGCACGGCCAAGGGGGTCGCCGGGTACGACCTGACGAGCCTGTTCGTGGGCTCGGAGGGCACACTCGGCTTGGTGACCGAAATCACCTTGCGGGTGCGCAGCGCCCGCGCAGCGGAGCGGACCGTGGTGGCCGCCTTCGATGCGTTGCCCAAGGCCGGCGAGGCGGTGGCCGCGGTCGTGTCGGCGGGCTTGGACCCGAGCGCACTCGAGCTCGTCGACCGTTTCTGCTTGCAGGCAGTGGACGCGTGGAAGCGGATGGGTTTGAGCGACCTCGGCGAAGTGCTGCTGTTGGCGCGCAGCGACCTGCCCGGCAAGGCCGGCGAAGCCGAGGCGGACGCCCTGCTCGGCTGTTTTCGCGCTGCCGGAGCTACCTGGAGCGCGCGTTCGTCCGATGAGCAGGAGGCCGAGGCGCTGTTCGCTGCGCGCCGGTTGGTGTACCCGGCCCTGAAGCGCATGGGCTCGGTGCTCACCGAGGATGTGTGCGTGCCGCGCATGCGCGTGCCCGAGATGCTGCAGCGCATCGAACGCCTCGCTGCGGCGCATCGCGTGCACATCGCCTGCCTTGCGCATGCCGGAGACGGCAACCTGCACCCGCTTACGGTCCTGCCCGACGCCGGCAGCGGTGCTCTCGAGCGCAGTCAGGCGGCGCTCGAGCAGGTGATGGACGAGGCGCTGGCGCTGGGCGGCACGGTAACGGGCGAGCACGGCGTGGGTCTGTTGAAACGCCGCGGATTGCGCGAGGAGCTCGCCCCGGCGGTGCTTCAGATGCATCGTTCGGTCAAGCGCGCCCTCGACCCGGCGGGTATCTTCAATCCCACCAAGGTGTTCACCTGA
- a CDS encoding DNA-protecting protein DprA has product MTQLLLQNNGASLRSVSPYLEMGAYEVLWAQEGATFKTIADRFRKEPDALPSDLVPGTEAEKMAAWVLDHLRGLGVARFGVCVHRAGEYPQKLRDARHPVELLYYRGIWNLVEAPSVAVVGTRKPSAEGIRRTRQLVRGLVQAGYTVVSGLAEGIDTTAHGKALELGAPTLAVIGTPLGKAFPASNRELQARLARDHLVISQVPVYRYEQQQISQNRLFFPERNVTMAALTQATVIVEAGETSGTLVQARAALHQGRKLFIMESAFQRQDLTWPPRFEARGAIRFRSTEQLIEALRDDG; this is encoded by the coding sequence ATGACGCAGTTGCTGCTGCAGAACAACGGCGCTTCTTTGCGGAGCGTATCGCCTTACCTGGAGATGGGGGCGTACGAAGTGCTGTGGGCTCAGGAGGGCGCCACGTTTAAGACCATCGCCGACCGTTTTCGCAAGGAGCCGGATGCATTGCCCTCAGATCTGGTACCGGGGACGGAAGCGGAGAAGATGGCGGCCTGGGTGCTCGATCACCTGCGTGGGCTAGGCGTGGCCCGGTTCGGCGTCTGCGTACATCGCGCTGGCGAGTACCCGCAGAAGCTCCGGGATGCCCGTCACCCCGTGGAGCTGCTCTACTACCGGGGTATCTGGAATCTCGTCGAAGCCCCGAGCGTGGCTGTGGTCGGGACCCGCAAGCCGAGCGCGGAAGGTATCAGGCGTACGCGGCAGCTCGTGCGCGGCCTCGTGCAAGCCGGTTACACCGTGGTTTCAGGACTCGCCGAGGGCATCGACACGACAGCGCACGGGAAGGCGCTCGAGCTAGGAGCGCCCACACTCGCGGTCATCGGCACGCCGCTTGGCAAAGCGTTCCCCGCGAGCAACCGCGAGCTGCAGGCACGGCTAGCTCGGGACCATCTAGTGATCAGTCAGGTGCCTGTTTATCGTTACGAGCAACAGCAGATCTCGCAGAATCGGCTCTTCTTTCCCGAACGCAATGTGACGATGGCCGCCCTGACCCAGGCGACCGTCATCGTTGAAGCAGGCGAGACCTCGGGAACGCTCGTTCAAGCCCGAGCTGCACTTCATCAGGGCAGAAAACTCTTCATCATGGAGAGCGCATTCCAGCGCCAAGACTTGACCTGGCCGCCCCGTTTCGAGGCTCGCGGAGCGATCCGGTTTAGGAGCACCGAGCAGCTCATCGAAGCACTGCGCGACGATGGCTGA
- a CDS encoding ABC transporter ATP-binding protein, protein MNDGIALASASHVTKIFDSGKLKVEALRGLSLEIHERDFLALVGPSGSGKTTLLNLIGALDRPTSGKLEVLGQDLARLSKGERAKLRLASIGFVFQAYNLVPVLTAAENVEFVLELQGVGAKERRERATSVLAELGLEELVQRRPSELSGGQQQRVAVARAVAAHPKLVLADEPTANLDTENAEQLMDLMRRLHDEKNVTFVFSTHDPRVVAHATRVVTLVDGQVVSDEHKEQRAAPAA, encoded by the coding sequence ATGAACGACGGTATTGCTCTCGCCAGCGCCAGCCACGTCACCAAGATCTTCGATTCGGGCAAGCTCAAGGTCGAAGCGCTGCGCGGTCTCAGCCTCGAGATTCACGAACGCGATTTCCTGGCGCTGGTCGGACCGAGCGGCAGCGGCAAGACCACCCTCTTGAATCTGATCGGGGCGCTCGACCGCCCCACCTCGGGCAAGCTCGAGGTGCTGGGGCAGGACCTGGCTCGGCTGAGCAAGGGCGAGCGCGCCAAGCTGCGGCTGGCGTCGATCGGCTTCGTGTTCCAAGCCTACAACCTGGTGCCTGTCCTGACCGCCGCCGAGAACGTCGAGTTCGTGCTCGAGCTGCAGGGTGTGGGCGCAAAGGAACGGCGCGAACGCGCCACGAGCGTGCTCGCCGAGCTTGGTCTCGAGGAGCTCGTCCAGCGCCGCCCGAGCGAGCTCTCCGGAGGCCAGCAGCAGCGCGTTGCGGTTGCGCGCGCCGTGGCAGCCCACCCCAAGCTCGTGCTCGCCGACGAGCCCACCGCGAACCTCGACACCGAGAACGCAGAGCAGTTGATGGATCTCATGCGGCGGTTGCATGACGAGAAGAACGTGACGTTTGTTTTCTCCACCCACGATCCACGTGTGGTGGCCCATGCCACGCGCGTCGTGACCTTGGTGGACGGACAGGTCGTGAGCGACGAACACAAAGAGCAGCGAGCCGCGCCCGCGGCCTGA
- a CDS encoding TetR/AcrR family transcriptional regulator, whose protein sequence is MTRNKPGSRPSSSPSKVPDRPSGRPSAEPEARSFGDAAGALRKRAHEGSWSREHMERLYDEFLGDLDPGSSQGRKRARILKAASQLFMQQGYRKTSMDEIARKAQVAKGTVYLYFQNKGTLLAHAIGLEKRVLLEVFEPIFSGEIPERERLRFYVRVMLTAARALPLVARLMRGDNEIMIALEDLDPQLLAQGQAQGEQWLMQLIELAAPGVFAEDERRARADVLLALRYFTGLLLDERVRAGRSLDEFAEVFADMLVYGMVRRPPAKKGSRR, encoded by the coding sequence ATGACCCGGAACAAGCCTGGCAGCCGCCCGAGCAGCAGCCCGAGCAAAGTCCCGGATCGCCCTTCGGGCAGGCCGAGCGCGGAGCCCGAGGCACGCTCTTTTGGGGACGCCGCAGGCGCGCTTCGGAAACGAGCCCACGAAGGTTCATGGTCCCGGGAGCACATGGAGAGGCTCTACGACGAGTTTCTGGGCGATCTCGATCCGGGCTCTTCGCAGGGCCGCAAACGCGCGCGCATCCTGAAGGCGGCGAGCCAGCTGTTCATGCAGCAGGGCTACCGCAAGACCAGCATGGACGAGATCGCCCGCAAGGCCCAGGTTGCCAAGGGGACGGTCTACCTGTACTTCCAAAACAAGGGCACGCTTCTCGCTCACGCGATCGGCCTCGAGAAACGGGTGCTGCTCGAGGTCTTCGAGCCGATCTTCAGCGGTGAGATCCCGGAACGCGAACGGCTGCGCTTCTATGTGCGCGTCATGCTTACGGCCGCGCGCGCGCTGCCGCTCGTGGCACGCCTGATGCGGGGCGACAACGAGATCATGATTGCGCTCGAGGACCTGGACCCGCAGCTGCTCGCGCAAGGCCAAGCCCAGGGCGAGCAGTGGCTCATGCAGCTGATCGAGCTGGCAGCGCCGGGCGTCTTTGCTGAAGACGAAAGGCGCGCGCGTGCAGACGTCCTGTTGGCCCTGCGCTACTTCACGGGTCTCTTGCTCGACGAGCGAGTCCGCGCCGGCCGTTCCCTCGACGAGTTCGCCGAGGTGTTCGCCGACATGCTGGTATACGGCATGGTGCGTCGGCCGCCTGCGAAAAAGGGCTCCAGGCGATGA
- a CDS encoding peptidyl-prolyl cis-trans isomerase — MKNTVVALNLALGGSLLALCVSGCERRADRAEAEKEAPVEQEAPPQVVAKISAAVITAAQLRAELEAQPAFARTRYKTPEGKKKLLDTLIRRELLLEEARRRGLDKDPEVKAALEKLLVHKLTRVYAEELDKKQPLSESELQRYYDTHKSEFVQPTRVRVSHLFLAAEAKSPKRTRAQARARRLLRQARANAAKTKQAFQKLAAKHSEDLATKARGGDLGFKTEPELVRLWGPELAAAALALKTAGETAGPIIGPKGVHLIQLLGRQQGYERSFTSARNLIENRLKTQRRSRSLDDMVKELKQQSSIEINDQALSQLELSPPATQADPSRRLL; from the coding sequence ATGAAGAACACGGTCGTTGCCCTCAACCTAGCGCTCGGCGGTTCCCTCCTCGCGCTTTGCGTGTCGGGCTGTGAGCGCCGAGCAGATCGGGCTGAAGCGGAAAAGGAAGCCCCAGTAGAACAAGAAGCACCACCGCAGGTTGTCGCCAAGATAAGCGCCGCCGTGATCACCGCAGCGCAACTCAGGGCCGAACTCGAAGCGCAGCCCGCGTTCGCACGCACCCGCTACAAAACGCCTGAAGGCAAGAAGAAGCTCCTCGACACCCTGATTCGTCGCGAGCTACTGCTCGAGGAAGCTCGCCGCAGGGGGCTCGATAAGGACCCCGAAGTCAAGGCAGCCCTGGAGAAACTGCTCGTGCACAAGCTGACCCGCGTGTACGCAGAAGAGCTCGACAAGAAGCAGCCGCTGTCCGAGTCCGAGCTGCAGCGCTACTACGACACGCACAAGTCCGAGTTCGTGCAGCCCACCCGAGTGCGGGTGAGCCACCTCTTTCTCGCAGCCGAGGCCAAGAGCCCAAAACGAACGCGCGCGCAGGCGCGAGCCCGGCGCCTGCTGCGTCAAGCCCGGGCGAACGCAGCCAAGACCAAGCAGGCCTTCCAGAAGCTCGCCGCCAAGCACTCCGAAGACCTGGCCACAAAAGCCCGCGGGGGCGATCTGGGCTTCAAGACCGAGCCCGAGCTCGTTCGACTCTGGGGCCCTGAGCTTGCAGCCGCGGCGCTCGCCCTCAAGACCGCCGGCGAAACCGCGGGGCCGATCATCGGGCCCAAAGGCGTCCACCTCATCCAACTGCTGGGCCGCCAACAAGGCTACGAGCGCTCCTTCACCAGCGCCCGCAACCTGATCGAGAACCGTCTCAAGACACAGCGAAGGTCCCGCAGCCTCGATGACATGGTCAAGGAGCTCAAGCAGCAGAGCAGCATCGAGATCAACGATCAGGCACTCTCCCAACTCGAGCTCTCGCCCCCAGCAACGCAGGCCGATCCTTCGCGGCGACTCCTTTGA